In the Ctenopharyngodon idella isolate HZGC_01 chromosome 4, HZGC01, whole genome shotgun sequence genome, one interval contains:
- the LOC127510664 gene encoding gastrula zinc finger protein XlCGF8.2DB-like isoform X6: MEFIKEESEEMKIEEEFKVKHEDTEEQTGLIALKEESQELNEKEENNQYEKHHDFTTKAYSCSATEMTSSQKRSKKAGTRSHFTCFQCGKSFRQHGKLKVHMRIHNEESSFTCQQCGKCFNRKENLNYHMSIHTGEKPFTCSYCGRGFNRKGSLKSHMRIHTGVKPYTCPHCERSFTHRPTLNAHMRIHTGEKPFTCPQCGKSFDQHGNLNAHIRIHTGENPFSCQQCGKSFSRKGNLKVHMRVHTGESPFSCQQCGISFTQKGNLNIHMRIHTGEKPFTCLQCEKSFTYQRDLKRHLQTHSGNNLQGSSVWQEVCKIEQFQKSLAH, from the exons atggagtttattaaagaggagagtgaagaaatGAAGATTGAAGAAGAATTCAAAGTCAAACATGAAGATAcagaggaacaaacag GCCTGATTGCATTGAAAGAGGAGAGTCAAGAACTGAATGAAAAGGAAGAGAACAATCAGTATGAGAAACATCATGATTTCACAACAAAAGCTTATAGTTGCTCAGCGACTGAAATGACTTCCTCACAAAAAAGATCTAAAAAGGCAGGAACTAGAAGTCATTTCACCTGctttcagtgtggaaagagtttcagacaaCATGGAAagcttaaagtccacatgagaattcacaatgAAGAGAGctctttcacctgccaacagtgtggaaaatgtTTCAACAGAAAAGAAAACCTCAATTACCACATGAGcattcacaccggagagaagccttttACCTGCAGTTATTGTGGAAGAGGTTTCAACCGAAAAGGAAGCCTTAAAagccacatgagaattcatacGGGAGTGAAGCCTTATACATGTCCTCATTGTGAAAGGAGTTTTACACATAGACCAACTCTTAATgcccacatgagaattcacactggagaaaagcctttcacatgccctcaatgtggaaagagttttgatCAGCATGGGAACCTTAATGCTCACAttagaattcacactggagagaaccCTTTctcctgccaacagtgtggaaaaagtttcagtcgaaaaggaaaccttaaagtccacatgagagttcacactggagagagccctttctcctgccaacagtgtggaataagtttcactcaaaaaggaaaccttaacattcacatgagaattcacactggagagaaacctttcacttgtcttcagtgtgaaaagagtttcacATATCAAAGAGACCTGAAAAGGCATTTGCAAACTCATTCTGGAAATAATTTGCAAGGTTCCTCGGTGTGGCAAGAGGTTTGCAAAATAGAACAATTTCAAAAATCACTTGCACATTGA